AAGGCGACCGGTTTCGCGGCATCGCGCCAGCCCGTGAGCCGGGTGGAAAAATCCATGCTGGACAGGGTTTTGCCGCGCTCGTCGAGGGCTATGACGATGGCCCCCGGCGGCAAGGCGGCAAGGATAAGGTCAGCCTCCCGCGTCTGTCGTTCGGGGCCGACAATGGGGCGGCGTTCCTCGACCTCGATAATGCGCAAGGTCCAGGGCAGGCGTTTCAAATAGGCGGAAATCAGCTCGTGTTCGGGGCCGGAGCGCAGGCGTCCGACCGCCACGACTGTTACATCCATGGGCTGCCTGATGTCCTCAGACGGCTTCGCCGATCACTGCGGCCGACCACATTTTTTCAAGGTTGTAGAAGTCGCGGACTTCCGGGCGGAACAGATGCACCACCACGTCACCGGCATCGATCAGCACCCAGTCACCCTGGGACATGCCTTCGGCGCGCGGGCGGATGCCCCATTCCTTCAGCCGTTCGATCAAATGCGAGGCCATGGCCGCAACCTGACGGCTCGACCGCCCATTGGCGATGATCATATGATCGGCGAACGATGTTTTTCCGGCGAGATCGATGGCAATGATATCTTCGGCCTTGTCCTGATCGAGCGAGCGGATGATGGCGTCATGAAGGGGTTCGGTTAAACCCGGCTTCGCATCTTTTCTCTCTACGGGAGACTGTTCTTCAGGTCTCACGGTTTCTCCTTATGTGGGTGTTGCGATAGGCAACGGCGCCTCATTCACCCTGTCATCGAACCAGCCCGCGCCCCGTGTCCTCAGCTCCGTCGCCGACAAGGGATTGCGCGGGATGCGCAGCACCATCCAGGCCGGTGCGGACATGGTGGCAAGCTGTTTGGCCTGCCGTTCCCGTTTCCGATAACGGCGAAAGCGCTGCGCAGTTTTGCCCATGGGGGCAGATATAGAATACAAGGGGCGGTCAAGGACCGCAACGGGGACGACAGACATGATGTCAGCCCAGCGCCGCCAGCGGTGAAAGCCCGCAAGATTGTCAGCACCCATGAGCCAGACGAACCGCGTGTTTGGATAAAGCCTGCGGAGCGCGTCGAGCGTATCGGCGGTATAACGGGTGCCGAGCGCGGTTTCAAGGGCCATCGCATGAATGCGCGGATGGGCGGCCAGTATTTGGGCCTGTTTCAGCCGCCGGTCGAGCGGGGCCATGTCCTTTTCCGATTTTAGCGGATTCTGCGGCGACACCAGCCACCAGACCTGATCCAGCCCGAGTCGCCTCAGGGCTTCGAGGGAGATCTCGCGGTGGCCGTCATGGGCCGGATTGAAGGAGCCGCCCAAAAGCCCGATGCGTTTGCCCGCCAACACCCGTGACGCCAGGGCGGTTGGAAGTCGGGGAAAGGGGGCTTTTCGGTGCGCTGGCCCCAATGGTCATGCCCAATCTGTCATGGCCGCGTCTGGCCTGTGCCGCGCAGCTGATATTTGTAACTCGTGAGCTGTTCAAGACCCACCGGGCCCCGGGCGTGGAGCTTGCCGGTGGAAATGCCGATCTCGGCCCCGAATCCGAACTCGCCGCCGTCGGCGAACTGAGTCGAGGCATTCAGGGCCACAATGGCGCTGTCGACCTCGGTGAGGAACTGTTCGGCGGCGCGCTCATCCTCGGTGATGATGGCGTCGGTATGGTGGGAGCCGTAACGGGCGATATGGGCCACAGCACCGGCGACGCCGTCAACCTGACGGATTGACAGGATGGCGTCGAGATATTCGGTGCTCCAGTCTGCCTCGGTGGCCGCTGTGACGCGGGGGTCGAGGGCCTGGGTTTCACGATCTCCGCGCAATTCGCAGCCCTTGGCCACAAGCGCATCGAGAATCGGCGGCAGGATTGTTGCAGCGATGGCACGATCCACCAGCAGCGTCTCGGTCGCGCCACAGACGCCGGTGCGGCGCATTTTGGCGTTCAAGGTGATGGCGAGCGCCTTCTCAGGGTCGGCGGCGGCATCGAGATAGGTGTGGCAGATGCCGTCAAGATGGGCCATGACCGGTACACGGCTGTCTTTCTGCACACGCTCGATCAGGCCCTTGCCGCCGCGCGGGACGATGATATCCACATACTGGCTCATGCCGAGCAGGAGGCCGACGGCGTCGCGGTCCTGGGTCGGGATAAGCTGGATCGCCGCTTCGGGCAGCCCGGCGGCCGTGAGGCCCTCCACAAGGCAGGCGTGAATGGCGCGGCTCGACTCGGCGCTTTCGCTGCCGCCGCGCAAAATGGCCGCATTGCCGGATTTGAGGCAGAGCGCTCCGGCGTCGGCCGTTACGTTGGGCCGCGATTCATAAATAATGCCGATCACCCCAAGCGGCACCCGCACACGGGCGATTTTGAGGCCATTCGGGCGTGTCCATTCGCTGTCGAGGGCGCCGACCGGATCGGGCAGGGTAACAATGCCATCAAGGCCCTGGGCGATGCCCTCGATGCGATCCGGCGTCAGCAGCAGGCGGTCGAGGAGTGCGCCTGTGAGGCCACGGGCACGGGCGGCGTCCATATCGCGGCTGTTGGCGGCAAGGATTTCGTCGCCTCGGGTACGAATTGCGGCGGCGGCGGCGGTAAGCGCCTTGTTCTTCGCAGCGGTGGGGGCGAGCGCGAGGGTTGTGGCGGCGGCTTTCGCAGCCTGGCCAATGGTCAGCATCAGCCCGGCAATGTCGGTCTTTTCAAGGGGGGCGCTGGTCATCTCTCACTCTCCACTATGTTGGTCTTGCTCGGAGCCTTAATCCAACACCAGATCGTCTCTGTGTATCATAACATCCCGGCTGGCCGTGCCGATAATTTCCGCGATTTCCGCCGACTGGCGGCCCATGATGGCACGGGCATCCTTGGCGCCATAGGCCACCAGACCGCGCCCGATTTCACGTCCGCCGTCATCCAGCAGCCGCACGGCATCGCCGCGATCAAACGGGCCTTCGACAGCGTGGACGCCTGCGGGCAGCAGGCTGCGGCCGTCGCGCAGCGCCGTGACCGCTCCGGCATCCAGCTGCAACGCCCCGGCCGGGCGCAACAGGCCGCTGATCCAGCGTTTGCGGGCGACTTTGGGGCTGTTGGCGGCGGCAAACCAAGTGGCGCGGCCGCCGTCGGCAAGGGCGCGGATCGGATGAAGGACATGGCCACTCGTGATCGCCATGCGGCAGCCGCCGGCGACCGCGATCTTGGCGGCGGTGATCTTGGTGGCCATGCCACCCGAGCCGACACCGCCCGAGCGGGCCGAGCCGCCCATGGCCTCGATAGCCGGAGTGATTTCGGGGACGTCCGGGATAAACACCGCGCCCGGGTCGCTGTTGGGGTCGGCGGTATAGAGCCCATCGATGTCCGACAGCAGGATCAGACAATCGGCGGCGGCCATGACGGCTACCCGCGCCGCCAGACGGTCATTGTCGCCATAGCGGATTTCCTGCGTGGCCACAGTGTCGTTTTCGTTGATGACCGGGATGGCGCCGAATTTCAACAGCGTCTCAAGGGTGGTGCGGGCATTGAGGTAGCGCCGCCGTTCCTCGGTATCACCAAGGGTCACCAGCATCTGAGCCGCCACCAGGCCATGGGCGGCCAGCGCCTCCTGATAGGCGTGGGCGAGGCGGATCTGACCGACCGCGGCGGCGGCCTGACTTTCATCAAGGGTCTTCGGACGGCCTTTCAGGCCAAGTTCCTTGCGCCCCATGGCAATCGCCCCCGACGAGACGATGACCACGTCCTTGCCGGAGGATTTAAGCGCGGCGATATCTTCGATCACCGCCTTGAACCAGTCTTCGCGCAAGCGGCCTATGGCGCTGTCAACCAACAGCGCCGACCCGATCTTCACGACCACCCGCTTGGCTTTGGCGAGCTGTCCCTGCATGTCAGTCCCCCCGGACTATGGATGTTCTGTTAGCTGTCGAGTGGCGACCAGTTGCTGTCTTTTTCCACCGGCGCACTTGGTGTCGATTCTACGGCTGGCTGTTCCGGCACGGTGATATGCCCGACTTCGGCGGACAGATTGCGCAGGATCTCCTTCACGCCAAGCCCGGACACGGCGGACAGCAGATGAACCGGCTTGCCGCAAGTTTTCTCAAGCGCGCGTTTGCGGGCCGACAGCGACCGCGCATCGACGGCGTCGGTTTTCGACAGGGCGACGATCTCAAGCTTGTCTTCAAGACCCGAACCATAGGCGTCAAGTTCGGCGCGCACGGTGCGATAGGCGTCGCTGACCGAACTTTGGGTCGCATCCACCAGATGCAACAGCACGCCGCAACGCTCGATATGGCCAAGGAAGCGGTGACCCAGCCCGGCGCCTTCGGACGCCCCGGCGATCAGCCCCGGAATATCGGCCAGCACGAATTCGCGGTCATCAATATGGACCACGCCGAGCTGCGGCTTAAGGGTGGTGAAGGGATAGTCAGCGATCTTCGGCTTCGCCCGCGATACGGCAGCGAGGAAGGTCGATTTTCCAGCGTTAGGCATGCCCAGAAGACCGGCGTCCGCCATCAGTTTAAGGCGCAGCCAGACCCATAATTCCTGAGTCGGTCCACCCGGAATGAAATGGCGCGGCGCGCGGTTGGTGGAGCTTTTGAAATGTTCGTTGCCAAGACCACCGCGCCCGCCTTCCAGCAGCATGATGCGCTGACCGGGGGTGATGAGTTCGGCCACAACGGTTTCGGTTTCGTCATCGATGATTTCGGTGCCCACGGGAACGGGGATCACCATGTCGGCGCCGTCGGCGCCGGTGCGGCTGCGGCCCATGCCGTGATGACCGCGCTCGGCCTTGAAATGCTGGCGATAGCGGAAGTCGATCAGGGTGTTGAGCCCGGGCACGGCCTCGATGATGATATGGCCGCCGCGGCCGCCGTTGCCGCCGTCGGGTCCGCCGAATTCCACGAATTTCTCGCGCCGGAAGCTGACGCAGCCGTCACCGCCAGCACCGGAGCGCAGAAAGATTTTGCATTGGTCGAGAAATTTCATGGCCGGGGGACTGCTTTACGAAAGTCGTGATTTTGAACACAGGATAGAAAAACGAAAAAGGGGAATGACTGCTCATTCCCCCTGTTCAACCCCTCGAAAGGCCCAAAGGCCCGTCCGGAGGGGCTTAAGCCTTTGGCAGAACCGAAACGAAAGAACGGTCGCCCTTGCCAACATGGAATTTCACGACGCCTTCAGCGGTCGCGAACAGGGTATGATCCTTGCCCATGCCGACATTTTCACCGGCGCGCACTTTGGTGCCGCGCTGACGAATGAGGATGTTGCCGGAGATGACGGCTTCGCCGCCAAATTTTTTCACACCAAGGCGCCGGCCGGCCGAATCACGACCGTTGCGGGAACTACCGCCTGCTTTTTTATGTGCCATGACTTACTCCTCAGTGGCCTGAGCGGCCTTTTTGGTGGACGT
The sequence above is drawn from the Govania unica genome and encodes:
- the rsfS gene encoding ribosome silencing factor; the encoded protein is MRPEEQSPVERKDAKPGLTEPLHDAIIRSLDQDKAEDIIAIDLAGKTSFADHMIIANGRSSRQVAAMASHLIERLKEWGIRPRAEGMSQGDWVLIDAGDVVVHLFRPEVRDFYNLEKMWSAAVIGEAV
- the obgE gene encoding GTPase ObgE — protein: MKFLDQCKIFLRSGAGGDGCVSFRREKFVEFGGPDGGNGGRGGHIIIEAVPGLNTLIDFRYRQHFKAERGHHGMGRSRTGADGADMVIPVPVGTEIIDDETETVVAELITPGQRIMLLEGGRGGLGNEHFKSSTNRAPRHFIPGGPTQELWVWLRLKLMADAGLLGMPNAGKSTFLAAVSRAKPKIADYPFTTLKPQLGVVHIDDREFVLADIPGLIAGASEGAGLGHRFLGHIERCGVLLHLVDATQSSVSDAYRTVRAELDAYGSGLEDKLEIVALSKTDAVDARSLSARKRALEKTCGKPVHLLSAVSGLGVKEILRNLSAEVGHITVPEQPAVESTPSAPVEKDSNWSPLDS
- a CDS encoding glutamate-5-semialdehyde dehydrogenase: MTSAPLEKTDIAGLMLTIGQAAKAAATTLALAPTAAKNKALTAAAAAIRTRGDEILAANSRDMDAARARGLTGALLDRLLLTPDRIEGIAQGLDGIVTLPDPVGALDSEWTRPNGLKIARVRVPLGVIGIIYESRPNVTADAGALCLKSGNAAILRGGSESAESSRAIHACLVEGLTAAGLPEAAIQLIPTQDRDAVGLLLGMSQYVDIIVPRGGKGLIERVQKDSRVPVMAHLDGICHTYLDAAADPEKALAITLNAKMRRTGVCGATETLLVDRAIAATILPPILDALVAKGCELRGDRETQALDPRVTAATEADWSTEYLDAILSIRQVDGVAGAVAHIARYGSHHTDAIITEDERAAEQFLTEVDSAIVALNASTQFADGGEFGFGAEIGISTGKLHARGPVGLEQLTSYKYQLRGTGQTRP
- a CDS encoding nicotinate-nucleotide adenylyltransferase; translated protein: MLAGKRIGLLGGSFNPAHDGHREISLEALRRLGLDQVWWLVSPQNPLKSEKDMAPLDRRLKQAQILAAHPRIHAMALETALGTRYTADTLDALRRLYPNTRFVWLMGADNLAGFHRWRRWADIMSVVPVAVLDRPLYSISAPMGKTAQRFRRYRKRERQAKQLATMSAPAWMVLRIPRNPLSATELRTRGAGWFDDRVNEAPLPIATPT
- the proB gene encoding glutamate 5-kinase, whose product is MQGQLAKAKRVVVKIGSALLVDSAIGRLREDWFKAVIEDIAALKSSGKDVVIVSSGAIAMGRKELGLKGRPKTLDESQAAAAVGQIRLAHAYQEALAAHGLVAAQMLVTLGDTEERRRYLNARTTLETLLKFGAIPVINENDTVATQEIRYGDNDRLAARVAVMAAADCLILLSDIDGLYTADPNSDPGAVFIPDVPEITPAIEAMGGSARSGGVGSGGMATKITAAKIAVAGGCRMAITSGHVLHPIRALADGGRATWFAAANSPKVARKRWISGLLRPAGALQLDAGAVTALRDGRSLLPAGVHAVEGPFDRGDAVRLLDDGGREIGRGLVAYGAKDARAIMGRQSAEIAEIIGTASRDVMIHRDDLVLD
- the rpmA gene encoding 50S ribosomal protein L27, translated to MAHKKAGGSSRNGRDSAGRRLGVKKFGGEAVISGNILIRQRGTKVRAGENVGMGKDHTLFATAEGVVKFHVGKGDRSFVSVLPKA
- the rlmH gene encoding 23S rRNA (pseudouridine(1915)-N(3))-methyltransferase RlmH; translated protein: MDVTVVAVGRLRSGPEHELISAYLKRLPWTLRIIEVEERRPIVGPERQTREADLILAALPPGAIVIALDERGKTLSSMDFSTRLTGWRDAAKPVAFVIGGADGLHEKIRTRADLLLGLGPMVWPHAMVRVMLTEQIYRAYTIATGHPYHK